Sequence from the Cyanobacteria bacterium GSL.Bin1 genome:
CCGCACCATCCGGACTTCTCGGGAGGGCAGTTTGAGACTAACATAGCCTTTTTCTCGAGCCACAACTTGCGCTGCAGTACCCGCGGCTCTGACAATTTGTCCGCCTTTCCCTGCAACGAGTTCAATATTGTGCACTTCCGTACCGAGAGGAATGCGGCTTAAGGGCGTCGCATTACCAATTTCAAATGGTGCATCGTCACCAGAAATGATCGTGTCGCCAACATTTAATTGGGCTGGCCAGAGGATATAGCGCTTTTCGCCATCTTGGTAATGTAAGAGAGCAATGCGAGCGTTACGGTTGGGATCGTACTCAATTGCAGCAACTTTAGCCGGTACATTATGCTTATTCCGACGAAAATCAATTTGGCGATAGCGACGTTTGTGACCGCCACCCCGACGACGACTGGTAATCACACCACGGTTATTTCGTCCTTTCTGGCGATGTTTATATTTTGTCAGAGACTTCTCGGGATTTGAGCGCGTGATTTCCGCAAAATCAGAAACCGTTGCTTGTCGGGTCCCTGGGGTATAAGGTCGATATGATCGAATACTCATAAGACGTTAAGTTTCGCGATAGGTGTTTAAACTTCAGGGAAGAGGGTGATTGTGTCTTCTTCAGCAAGGGTGACAATTGCTCGCTTGTATTGGGGTTTGGTTCCCATATATCTCCCCATTCGGCGTTTTTTCTGGGGTAAGTTTTGAACATTGACTTTTGTCACCTTCACATCAAAAAGCATTTCGATTGCTTTTTTGATCTCAGGCTTTGTCGCTTGTTTGGCAACGTCAAAAACGTACTTGTTTTGCTCTAATAGAATCGTTGCCTTTTCTGTAATGACGGGTTTGCGAACTAAATCAATTAATTCGCGCTCTTGTTTTTCAATCACTATACACCTCCTTGATTTTCTCGATCGCGCTTGGGGTGGTGACAATTTTCTGCGCCACTAAAATATCGTAGATATTCAAGCTATCAGCCCGTATTAACCGAACATTGGGCAGATTGCGAGCCGATAAAGTCACGTTTTCTGTCCATTCATCCAAAATAATTAACGTTTTCACCCCAGGCTCTACGCCCCAACGGCTCATCGCTTGTGCCAATTCTTTGGTTTTGGGCTGGGAAAATTGTTCCGCAAAGGGTTCTACCACGAGGAAATCTTCCCCTCGGCTCGCCAGCGCTGTTCTCAAGGCGAGACGCCGTTCTTTGCGATTCATTTTAATATTGAAATCACGAGGCTTCGGTCCAAAGATGACACCGCCACCGCGCCATAAGGGAGAACGACTCGAGCCGGCACGAGCGCGCCCGGTTCCTTTTTGCCGCCACGGTTTGCGTCCGCCGCCTCGCACTTCGGAGCGAGTTTTGGTCGAAGCCGTGCCCTGACGAGCATTTGTCGTTTGGCGAATTAGGGCTCGATGCACGATATGTTCGGCATTTTCTGGCTTAGCAACTTTCAGGTCTAAGCTTGCTTCCCCGACTGTTTCGCCTTGCCAATTTTTAACAGTACAATTAACCATAATTAACTCTTTCCATACCTGTCAGATGTATCAATGCGATCTAGCTCGCTTTTACACCGACTAAATTACTAGGCGTAATACTTAATAAGCTACCGGGTTTCCCAGGAACTGTTCCTTTAACGAGAAGGACATTTTTTTCCGTATCAACCCGAACCACTTGTAATTTGCGAGTGGTAACGGTTTTACCTCCCATACGACCTGCCATCCGGCTGCCAGGGTAAACCCGCCCTGGTGTGGTTCCCGGACCAATGGAACCGGGGAGGCGGTGGTTTTTAGAGCCGTGGCTCATCGGTCCCCGAGCAAAGCTGTGGCGCTTCTGATAACCGGCAAATCCCCGACCGATGCTCGTCCCTCTAACATCGACGAGTTGACCGGCGCTAAAGAGATCAGCGTTGAGCGCTTGTCCAAGCTGATAATTATCCGGATCAGGGACT
This genomic interval carries:
- the rplD gene encoding 50S ribosomal protein L4, which codes for MVNCTVKNWQGETVGEASLDLKVAKPENAEHIVHRALIRQTTNARQGTASTKTRSEVRGGGRKPWRQKGTGRARAGSSRSPLWRGGGVIFGPKPRDFNIKMNRKERRLALRTALASRGEDFLVVEPFAEQFSQPKTKELAQAMSRWGVEPGVKTLIILDEWTENVTLSARNLPNVRLIRADSLNIYDILVAQKIVTTPSAIEKIKEVYSD
- the rplB gene encoding 50S ribosomal protein L2, which codes for MSIRSYRPYTPGTRQATVSDFAEITRSNPEKSLTKYKHRQKGRNNRGVITSRRRGGGHKRRYRQIDFRRNKHNVPAKVAAIEYDPNRNARIALLHYQDGEKRYILWPAQLNVGDTIISGDDAPFEIGNATPLSRIPLGTEVHNIELVAGKGGQIVRAAGTAAQVVAREKGYVSLKLPSREVRMVRQECLATIGRVGNAEHRNLTLGKAGRSRHLGRRPKVRGSVMNPVDHPHGGGEGRAPIGRPSPLTPWGKPTLGAKTRKAKKNSNKLIVRRRS
- a CDS encoding 50S ribosomal protein L23 — protein: MVIEKQERELIDLVRKPVITEKATILLEQNKYVFDVAKQATKPEIKKAIEMLFDVKVTKVNVQNLPQKKRRMGRYMGTKPQYKRAIVTLAEEDTITLFPEV
- a CDS encoding 50S ribosomal protein L3; this translates as MSIGLMGRKLGMTQIFDQEEGSAIPVTVIQVGPCTVTQIKTPSTDGYSAVQLGYETVKEKALTQPELGHLKKADAPNLRHLKEYRVPDPDNYQLGQALNADLFSAGQLVDVRGTSIGRGFAGYQKRHSFARGPMSHGSKNHRLPGSIGPGTTPGRVYPGSRMAGRMGGKTVTTRKLQVVRVDTEKNVLLVKGTVPGKPGSLLSITPSNLVGVKAS